The proteins below are encoded in one region of Rhododendron vialii isolate Sample 1 chromosome 7a, ASM3025357v1:
- the LOC131333757 gene encoding uncharacterized protein LOC131333757 isoform X1, whose amino-acid sequence MKPLCSFGFFSSFRYYMEVQAHKQQIFLLVGILLTALAILGSCMHTFLVSSEEGKYDTNSDVQPFPEFHKFITEPYFKKRDSLLDSDFRSFISNKLPLDSCAILQDKLNFMPRLSVLKRYLIGEGSHRRLLSSIGLSFEPESVAERPRNLCKVISIERLPYGVFADPFELQHLLQRGVLRDAAVFGDTNLELPSSVSNCSVVEIHVDVSPNIFSGHMNGVEINIELPLHARYPPLGELAFSRVEFGGPNIFVQCNIEGKSHNHSCLFILTGNSAEESQTGIAWDIPCGIKEHNGIVSVVTFVSAVVSALFIVLATVCYSDIQTSAVM is encoded by the exons ATGAAACCATTAtgttcttttggttttttttcctctttcagGTACTATATGGAAGTTCAAGCACATAAACAGCAAATTTTCTTACTAGTTGGAATCCTGCTTACAGCCCTTGCCATCCTTGGCTCTTGCATGCATACTTTTCTAGTTTCAAGTGAG GAAGGCAAGTATGACACAAATTCCGATGTCCAACCTTTCCCAGAGTTTCACAAATTCATTACAGAACCGTATTTCAAAAAACGTGACAGCTTGCTTGATTCCGATTTCAGAAGCTTCATATCAAATAAGCTTCCCCTCGACTCCTGTGCAATACTGCAAGATAAACTCAATTTTATGCCCAGGCTGTCGGTACTGAAACGCTATCTAATTGGTGAAGGCTCTCATCGTCGCCTACTTTCATCCATCGGACTGAGTTTTGAGCCGGAGTCCGTAGCAGAGCGCCCCAGAAACTTGTGCAAGGTCATAAGCATAGAAAGACTGCCTTATGGGGTTTTCGCAGATCCATTTGAGCTTCAGCATCTCCTCCAGCGTGGTG TTTTAAGGGATGCAGCTGTTTTTGGAGACACGAATTTGGAGTTGCCTTCTTCAGTTTCAAATTGTTCAGTAGTTGAGATCCATGTGGATGTCTCTCCTAACATATTTTCAGGACATATGAACGGAGTGGAAATCAACATTGAGCTTCCATTACATGCACGTTATCCG ccTTTGGGAGAACTTGCCTTTTCAAGAGTTGAATTTGGCGGACCGAACATATTTGTACAGTGCAATATTGAGGGGAAATCACATAATCACAGCTGTTTATTTATCCTAACTGGTAATAGTGCTGAAGAATCCCAAACTGGTATTGCTTGGGATATACCATGTGGAATTAAGGAACACAATGGAATTGTCTCTGTTGTTACCTTTGTTTCAGCTGTTGTATCAGCTCTTTTCATTGTATTGGCAACTGTTTGTTATTCAGATATTCAGACATCTGCAGTGATGTAG
- the LOC131333757 gene encoding uncharacterized protein LOC131333757 isoform X2 translates to MEVQAHKQQIFLLVGILLTALAILGSCMHTFLVSSEEGKYDTNSDVQPFPEFHKFITEPYFKKRDSLLDSDFRSFISNKLPLDSCAILQDKLNFMPRLSVLKRYLIGEGSHRRLLSSIGLSFEPESVAERPRNLCKVISIERLPYGVFADPFELQHLLQRGVLRDAAVFGDTNLELPSSVSNCSVVEIHVDVSPNIFSGHMNGVEINIELPLHARYPPLGELAFSRVEFGGPNIFVQCNIEGKSHNHSCLFILTGNSAEESQTGIAWDIPCGIKEHNGIVSVVTFVSAVVSALFIVLATVCYSDIQTSAVM, encoded by the exons ATGGAAGTTCAAGCACATAAACAGCAAATTTTCTTACTAGTTGGAATCCTGCTTACAGCCCTTGCCATCCTTGGCTCTTGCATGCATACTTTTCTAGTTTCAAGTGAG GAAGGCAAGTATGACACAAATTCCGATGTCCAACCTTTCCCAGAGTTTCACAAATTCATTACAGAACCGTATTTCAAAAAACGTGACAGCTTGCTTGATTCCGATTTCAGAAGCTTCATATCAAATAAGCTTCCCCTCGACTCCTGTGCAATACTGCAAGATAAACTCAATTTTATGCCCAGGCTGTCGGTACTGAAACGCTATCTAATTGGTGAAGGCTCTCATCGTCGCCTACTTTCATCCATCGGACTGAGTTTTGAGCCGGAGTCCGTAGCAGAGCGCCCCAGAAACTTGTGCAAGGTCATAAGCATAGAAAGACTGCCTTATGGGGTTTTCGCAGATCCATTTGAGCTTCAGCATCTCCTCCAGCGTGGTG TTTTAAGGGATGCAGCTGTTTTTGGAGACACGAATTTGGAGTTGCCTTCTTCAGTTTCAAATTGTTCAGTAGTTGAGATCCATGTGGATGTCTCTCCTAACATATTTTCAGGACATATGAACGGAGTGGAAATCAACATTGAGCTTCCATTACATGCACGTTATCCG ccTTTGGGAGAACTTGCCTTTTCAAGAGTTGAATTTGGCGGACCGAACATATTTGTACAGTGCAATATTGAGGGGAAATCACATAATCACAGCTGTTTATTTATCCTAACTGGTAATAGTGCTGAAGAATCCCAAACTGGTATTGCTTGGGATATACCATGTGGAATTAAGGAACACAATGGAATTGTCTCTGTTGTTACCTTTGTTTCAGCTGTTGTATCAGCTCTTTTCATTGTATTGGCAACTGTTTGTTATTCAGATATTCAGACATCTGCAGTGATGTAG
- the LOC131333759 gene encoding syntaxin-22-like isoform X1, with translation MSFQDLEAGRPMSSRRDPTQDASQAVASGIFQINTAVSTFQRLVNTLGTPKDTPELREKLHKTRLHIGQVVKDTSAKLKQASETDHRTEVSASKKITDAKLAKDFQAVLKEFQKAQRLAAERETAYAPLVPQAVLPSSYTASEIAVSSDKSPEQRALLVESRRQEVLLLDNEVAFNEVIIDEREQGIHEIQQQIGEVNEIFKDLAVLVHEQGTVIDDIGANIEGSHAATAQGKSQLNQAAKTQKSNSSLTCLLLVIFGIVILIVVIVLVA, from the exons ATGAGCTTCCAAGATCTCGAAGCGGGTCGTCCTATGAGTTCCAGGCGAGACCCCACCCAAGACGCGTCGCAAGCCGTTGCCTCGGGGATTTTTCAGATCAACACGGCTGTCTCCACATTTCAGAGGCTCGTCAATACCCTCGGGACCCCCAAGGACACGCCCGAGCTCCGCGAGAAGCT GCACAAGACAAGGTTACATATTGGCCAAGTGGTTAAGGATACTTCAGCTAAACTTAAGCAAGCTAGTGAAACTGATCATCGGACTGAAGTCAGT GCCAGCAAGAAGATTACGGATGCTAAACTTGCAAAAGATTTCCAAGCAGTTTTGAAAGAGTTTCAGAAGGCACAAAGGCTTGCAGCTGAAAGGGAGACAGCATATGCTCCTTTGGTTCCCCAAGCAGTTCTTCCATCAAG CTATACAGCCAGTGAGATTGCCGTAAGTTCAGATAAGAGTCCAGAACAACGTGCTCTTCTTGTTGAATCTAGAAG ACAAGAGGTTTTGCTGCTGGACAATGAGGTTGCCTTCAACGAGGTTATCATTGATGAAAGAGAGCAGGGAATTCACGAAATCCAGCAGCAAATTGGGGAAGTGAATGAGATTTTTAAAGACCTTGCTGTGCTTGTCCATGAACAAGGGACTGTGATTG ATGACATTGGAGCCAATATTGAAGGCTCTCATGCTGCAACTGCACAGGGGAAATCCCAACTTAACCAAGCAGCGAagacccaaaaatcaaactcgtCTCTG ACCTGCTTGCTGTTGGTAATATTTGGCATCGTGATTCTTATTGTGGTCATAGTACTTGTGGCATGA
- the LOC131333759 gene encoding syntaxin-22-like isoform X2: protein MSFQDLEAGRPMSSRRDPTQDASQAVASGIFQINTAVSTFQRLVNTLGTPKDTPELREKLHKTRLHIGQVVKDTSAKLKQASETDHRTEVSASKKITDAKLAKDFQAVLKEFQKAQRLAAERETAYAPLVPQAVLPSRQEVLLLDNEVAFNEVIIDEREQGIHEIQQQIGEVNEIFKDLAVLVHEQGTVIDDIGANIEGSHAATAQGKSQLNQAAKTQKSNSSLTCLLLVIFGIVILIVVIVLVA, encoded by the exons ATGAGCTTCCAAGATCTCGAAGCGGGTCGTCCTATGAGTTCCAGGCGAGACCCCACCCAAGACGCGTCGCAAGCCGTTGCCTCGGGGATTTTTCAGATCAACACGGCTGTCTCCACATTTCAGAGGCTCGTCAATACCCTCGGGACCCCCAAGGACACGCCCGAGCTCCGCGAGAAGCT GCACAAGACAAGGTTACATATTGGCCAAGTGGTTAAGGATACTTCAGCTAAACTTAAGCAAGCTAGTGAAACTGATCATCGGACTGAAGTCAGT GCCAGCAAGAAGATTACGGATGCTAAACTTGCAAAAGATTTCCAAGCAGTTTTGAAAGAGTTTCAGAAGGCACAAAGGCTTGCAGCTGAAAGGGAGACAGCATATGCTCCTTTGGTTCCCCAAGCAGTTCTTCCATCAAG ACAAGAGGTTTTGCTGCTGGACAATGAGGTTGCCTTCAACGAGGTTATCATTGATGAAAGAGAGCAGGGAATTCACGAAATCCAGCAGCAAATTGGGGAAGTGAATGAGATTTTTAAAGACCTTGCTGTGCTTGTCCATGAACAAGGGACTGTGATTG ATGACATTGGAGCCAATATTGAAGGCTCTCATGCTGCAACTGCACAGGGGAAATCCCAACTTAACCAAGCAGCGAagacccaaaaatcaaactcgtCTCTG ACCTGCTTGCTGTTGGTAATATTTGGCATCGTGATTCTTATTGTGGTCATAGTACTTGTGGCATGA